TTGTCATGGCCATACCTTCTCAAATGGATTGGCTGCTGTGAATGATTCAGAGCAAGACAAACAAGACACCACCCTCGGCTCAGGCTTGCAGTCATGACCAGCCTAGAGGTTTTGTGCCTGATGTTGTCTTTTGAGTCAACACTTGGATGTTATGTGCTGTCAGCTCAAAGGTCAACATTTACCGGATTAAGATTCTTTGACAGGATTGGGGGCATGGGAAGAGCAGGAAAAGCCCTCAAATCCGTATTAGACCAGCACAAAATCAGCCAGAACCGGCTGGCGGTGCTGTTGCAAGTTGATCGGTCAGTGGTTTTTAAGTGGTTTCACGAGCAGCGCGACCCTACGGCTGAGACCGTTGTGGAGATCGTCACAGCTTTGAAAGGATTGAACCCCGAAGCTGCCCGCGACTTTG
This sequence is a window from Limnothrix sp. FACHB-406. Protein-coding genes within it:
- a CDS encoding helix-turn-helix transcriptional regulator; protein product: MTSLEVLCLMLSFESTLGCYVLSAQRSTFTGLRFFDRIGGMGRAGKALKSVLDQHKISQNRLAVLLQVDRSVVFKWFHEQRDPTAETVVEIVTALKGLNPEAARDFVQCYLGELLE